The Algiphilus sp. DNA segment CAGCGTGTTCAATCCCTTCTCTCCGGAGTTCGTGCGCGCGCCGCACGACACCTGGCAGCGGATGCTGCGCGACTATCCCATCGCCTGGCACAAGGAGCTGCAGATGTGGGTCGTCAATACCCACGAGCTGTGCTCCGCGATCCTCAAGAACAATGTGTTCACGCCCAACTTCCGGATGTGGGAGCACGCCCCGCCGGAGAAGCCGGAGGCCGAGAAGAACGACTTCGACAAGGCCTTCGACCATTCGCTGTTCACGGTCTCGCAGAAGCAGCACCTGAAACTGCGCAAGCTCACCATGCCGGCGTTCTCCAAGCCGGTCATGGGCAGGATCCACGGCAAGATCGAGGATCTGGTCACGGAATGCTTCGACGATATCGGCGATGCCGAGGAGTTCGACGTCTACGATGCGATCGCCAACAAGCTGCCGGTACGGGCCATCGCGCGGATGGTGGGCGTGCCCACCGACCGCGAGGCCTTCTTCCACGACTTCGCGGTCAACCTGATCATGGCCACGCGCCCCAACCTGAGTCCGAAGCAGCGCGACGCCGCCATCGAGGGCACGCTGCCGGGCTTCGCCTTCTTCCGCGAGCTGATCGACGAGCGCCGCGCCCGCGACGAGCCCGGCGACGACTTCCTGGGCAGCCTCGTGGGTGCGAGCGAGGACGGCGAGAGCCTGGACGACTACGACATCCTCGCGGTCATCTTCGCGCTGATCGCGGCGGGCTCCGATACCGCCACCGATCTGCACACCTACGCCATCAAGGGGCTGCTCGAGCATCCGGACCAGATGCAGAAGCTGCGCGACAACCCCGATCTGATGGAGAACGCCATCATCGAGCTGCTGCGGCACGGCTCGATGGGCAAGCTGCCCTTCTTCCGCTTCGCTTCCGAGGATGTCGACTTCGGCGGTGAGCGCATCGGCAAGGGGCAGTGCATCCTGGTGAACCTGTCCGCCGCCTGGCACGATCCCGCCAGGTACCCGGACTGGGACCAGCTCGACATCGAGCGACGGCTCGACGGCAACCTGGTGTTCGGCGCCGGCGCGCATTTCTGCATCGGCACCTATCTGGTGCGGGTGCAGGGAGGACTGATGATCAGCGAATTCCTCAAGCGCTTCCCCGATGCCGAGCTCGCCAATGGCGACGGCGACATCGATTACGACTACGCTCATCACAACGCCCGCCGCATCAACCGGCTGCACGTGCGAACCCACCAGAACGCGGCACGGCAGGCAGCCTGACATGCAGCAGTGGATCTGCGTGATCTGCGGGTTCATCTACGACGAGGCCGAGGGCATGCCGGATCACGGCATTGCCCCCGGCACCCGCTTCGAGGATCTGCCCGAGGACTGGACCTGTCCCGAGTGCGGCTCGCCGAAGTCGGCCTTCGAACCTTTCGTCGGCTGAGCCGGCGCCAACAGGAATCGACATGAAGCACAGCATGGAGTCCCGCTACGAGGCACCGCGCGCGGTGCTGCTCCGAATGTTTGCCGACCGCGCCTTCCACGAGCGCAAGCTCGATGCGATGGGCATCGCCAGGTACGAGGTGCTGGAGTTCCAGGCCGACGATGCGCGTGCCCGCGTCAGCATCGCGCGCCAGGTGCCGGTCCAGTTGCCGGGGCTCAAGAAGTCCTCGGGCAGCAGCCGGGTCGTGCACACCGAGGACTGGGATCTGCAGGAGGGGACGGCCACCATCGTGGCGGAGCCGCAGGGCATGCCCATCGAGATGCGCTGCAGCGCCCGCATCGAGGACGACGGCGACGACGCTTGCGTGGTGCGCTACGACTGGGACATCAAGGCCAACGTCCCCGTCGTCGGGCGCAAGCTCGAGAAGTTCGTGGCATCGGACATGGAGACGCGTGCCGAGCAGGAAGCTGACGCGGGCCGCGCGCTGATCGATGACTATCGCTGATCGTCAGTTCGGACGATGACGCCCTGGTGAGTAGCGCCCACCATCGGGATCGCTCGCGCTGAGCACGGATCATCCATTACAGCAACAGGCCCGCATAGACGAGTGCGGCACGGAGGAAGCCACCATGCATGAATTTCGCTCCCACGGCCGGATCCTGGCCGCGGCCGCTTTCGCTGCCGCGCTGGCCGGCGGCCCTGCAACCGCCAAGGTCTCGGCCGAGAAGGCCGCCGAGCTCGGCGGGGAGAAGTACACCTGCATGGGGGCCGAGCGCGCCGGTACCGAGAGCGGCGTCGCGGAGTACACCGGCAAGTTCCAGGGCGAGTGGCCGGGCATGGAGGAGGAAGCCGGCTACCGACCGGGCCCGTACGCCGACGAGGAGCCGCTGTTCACCATCCGCGCCGACAACATGGACGAGTACGCGGACCAGCTCACGCCGGGGCAGAAGGCGCTGTTCGAGGCCTATCCGGACAGCTTCTACATGAAGGTCTATCCCAGTCACCGCGACTTCAAGAATCGCGACTGGGTGTGCGACATCGTCAAGAAGAATGCCACCAGTGCCGAGATCACCGATGACGGGCTGGGCGTCACCGGCACAACCGGTGCGCACCCGTTCCCGTTCCCGGAGGGCGGCCTGCAGGCGATCTGGAACGTCATCAATCCGCACCGTGCCTGGACCGAGCAGGTCGTCTACGACATCGCCAACGTCTACGAGAACGGCAGTGTGGCCTGGGGGCGGCAGCGATTCATGACGCTCAACCCCGGCAATCACCCCGATCCGGACGAGCGCAAGTCGTTCACCGACAAGATCAACGCCTACTTCTACGCCGAGTTCATC contains these protein-coding regions:
- a CDS encoding cytochrome P450, giving the protein MSENAATPRTEIDSSVFNPFSPEFVRAPHDTWQRMLRDYPIAWHKELQMWVVNTHELCSAILKNNVFTPNFRMWEHAPPEKPEAEKNDFDKAFDHSLFTVSQKQHLKLRKLTMPAFSKPVMGRIHGKIEDLVTECFDDIGDAEEFDVYDAIANKLPVRAIARMVGVPTDREAFFHDFAVNLIMATRPNLSPKQRDAAIEGTLPGFAFFRELIDERRARDEPGDDFLGSLVGASEDGESLDDYDILAVIFALIAAGSDTATDLHTYAIKGLLEHPDQMQKLRDNPDLMENAIIELLRHGSMGKLPFFRFASEDVDFGGERIGKGQCILVNLSAAWHDPARYPDWDQLDIERRLDGNLVFGAGAHFCIGTYLVRVQGGLMISEFLKRFPDAELANGDGDIDYDYAHHNARRINRLHVRTHQNAARQAA
- a CDS encoding rubredoxin, yielding MQQWICVICGFIYDEAEGMPDHGIAPGTRFEDLPEDWTCPECGSPKSAFEPFVG
- a CDS encoding DUF2505 domain-containing protein is translated as MKHSMESRYEAPRAVLLRMFADRAFHERKLDAMGIARYEVLEFQADDARARVSIARQVPVQLPGLKKSSGSSRVVHTEDWDLQEGTATIVAEPQGMPIEMRCSARIEDDGDDACVVRYDWDIKANVPVVGRKLEKFVASDMETRAEQEADAGRALIDDYR
- a CDS encoding DUF1329 domain-containing protein, coding for MHEFRSHGRILAAAAFAAALAGGPATAKVSAEKAAELGGEKYTCMGAERAGTESGVAEYTGKFQGEWPGMEEEAGYRPGPYADEEPLFTIRADNMDEYADQLTPGQKALFEAYPDSFYMKVYPSHRDFKNRDWVCDIVKKNATSAEITDDGLGVTGTTGAHPFPFPEGGLQAIWNVINPHRAWTEQVVYDIANVYENGSVAWGRQRFMTLNPGNHPDPDERKSFTDKINAYFYAEFIEPPRDAGFTAVGYQPNNFAEDATNSWQYQPGLRRVRQAPEVGFDYPVPPAGMRNTDDDYLFNGSPERFTWRLVGKKEFYVPYHNFKINDPSIDYDELIGDHTVNPEYVRYELHRVWVVEGTLKEGVRHNYGKRVLYVDEDTWLALWADNYDKREQLWRPNFVNYFYSPESQGFHRGVSVYHDLTAQTYEAGYLVNEAGDDWWTLNEPLKPSQFSAEALARKGR